Part of the Methylomonas rapida genome is shown below.
TGCCGAATTCGCCATCGTCTGCGAAAAGGCTAAAAAGAATCTGGCTTACGATCATGAACCATTCGTCCACATCAGGAAATGCTCATGTCCGAAATAGCTCCACAACCCAAACCAGCCTCGCGTCGCGCCATAAGTCGGCCGATATTTGAGCGCACGTTTAGCATCAACAGCGAACAAGCCATACGCGTCATCCGGAACAGCTATCAGCGGTTGATGGTGTCCCTATATGCGATCGACGTAATCCTGCGCATCATTGGTCGGGAGGACACCGTTGACGAAATCGAAAGCCTCGTCAGTCAGATGATTGCCGAATGCGCGGAGCAGCTGCAGCAGGAAAAAAGTCGGCTGGAAAAACTCAAGGCTGACAACGGCATCAATGAAACGCCGACCTACACTCACCCCAGGGAGTTTGTGGCGAAGATCGCCTCACCGCAGATTGCACAATTCGTCGAGTTGATTCGTTTGCTGGATCAGTTGATGATCGTGATGGACACCTTGTGGCTGTGCCAGGTCATCTCCAACAAACACTGCATTGCCGCGCGCCTGGAGTGGCAGCAGCGATTGCAGCGACTAGCCAATAAAATTGTGACGATGGAAAGACATGCGCACCAGGCCGCGTATGCTCAAGGGCATGGGGAGGAAGTACGCCTGGCCCGGCAGGAGTCAGGACTGTTGGATGAGCCAGCGAAGCTTTCCGAGGATGAGGATTCGGTGGTTGATGAGACCGACTCGGATAAGGCCGGTACGAGATGACCGCTAATCCGTAGGAATCTTTTCAGATTCGTGTTTACCTAATGTTTTGGCTTAATTCAAATGGTGATACGTATTACCCATTTTAGTTGACCTTAAAATATTGGCTCCATAATTAGTCCACTTTCATTTGGGGACACAATCTCGACATGCAAGCCTTGTCTGCCAACAATGATGGCAAGCATTGGGCGCCCATCAGCACGCTTGCCAGCTAGTAGCGCCCATTCTGTTCGATCCAGTCCTGATGGTGTCGGATGATCCTGTGGATGCGTGTGCCATTCCCCTAGGTATCGAATAATCCCAGCACTAGCGCGCCACCTAGCCTCAGCAATGGCTCTATGACCAAAAGGCATACGTTCAAAAAAATAACGACATTGCTTATCTTTGAGCGTGGGCACGGTGACTTCGGTGATAATCATGTGAGCTCCATGTACGGTACCGAGCAAGAGTCCGCCTGCCTCATGATCTGAAGGCAAATTCTGAATATGGCTTTGAAAATCTTCCAAAACGGATTCATTCAACGACACAAGGACACGCCGATCCGGTGTTGCCCAATACCTCAAGAAGAGCATATCGGACAAGAATCCATTTTGGGAGGGTCGCAATCAGACGTACCCAATTTGAATTGAGTATCTATAAGCTTTGTTCTCAATGTTGGCGAAACAACACCGTTTATCCAGGCCAGCACCATCTCCGAGGCTAGGCTTGCAGCTTGAACAGACACCGATGCTGGAAAAGGGACATATAAGTCCTCGCAACCTTGGCCCGCCAATAGCAACGGAAGCTCTCCAGAGATAGAAGGCAGTAACCCTTTGCGATTAGCTTCAAACAGACAACGGTAGCAAGCTCCATCCGCCCGTGTATGAATCAAAGCCCTAACCGCAGTACCAGGTCCCTCAATCCAGACAGTGAGCATTGCTGCCTTCGCTAGATACTGTTTACACAGCCAGTGCCCGATGGATTCTTCCCCAGTTGCGTCTATTATCAAATCGAATTTCCCAAGTTGTGCCATTCTGACATCTACAGGCAGTTCTCTAATTGTCGCCCCAGGCGCACCACGGCGAAGTTCTCCAGCAAGACTCACTGCTTTATTCACAAAAAGACTGGGAAAACCTAATCGGTGTCGGCCGATATTCTGGGGTGATAGTGTTTCGAAATCGACAAGTGTAAGCTTTCCACCGGACGTGCCAGCACCAGCTTTGACAAGCATCTCTGCTAGAAAACCGCCGATAGTTCCACACCCTATCAACACAATATGTTTGCCAGCGAGTGTTTGCATTCCTGGAATATTCCTCTGAGCCATGTAATGGTCATCAATGTGCATCACGGACGCGGGAATCACATCAGAATTATGCATATTAGCTGGTTTAACAACATATTTCCCTTTCTTGGTTTTCTCGCGATTGAAAAGCACTACAAAACCGTAGGTAAGCAGCGGAGACTCAATGAGAATGAGCACGCCTTTCGCTTTGGTCCTAAGGCCTTGCTGCAAGCGCTCTTCAATCTTTTTACGGCACCTTTGATCTAGTTGTCGTTGCCATGCTAAAAGATCAGATATTTTCTTAGGCGGCCAATCAGCTTTCAAATTGGGGCGAGGTTTCGCGCAAGTTCGAACTCTGTACGTCAATAATTTTTTGTCAACGATATCCAAATTAAGTGATTTGAGTTTGGCAGCTGTCCGCAAAGTATCATCGGTAACGATGACAATTAATCGACCATCTGATTTGACGGTCAAGGTTTCCTGGCGACCAAGCTGCTGATCCTGAACATCTACCAAACATGGAATGCCGTCCCAATAGGCGTAGAACTCTTCTTCAAGGTCAGCAACCATATCGCCCTTGAGAATGGAATCAAAAACTTCTTCAGCACGCTGAATACAAGCAAGGGTCTGGCCTACTGGATCGAAAATATCAAGTACGATAGTACCCTTCGCAATGTAACATAGCTGCCCGTTGCTATTGATATGCGGAGTTATAGGGCCTAATGAAGCTGGCAGATCTAAAAGTTGAATACTCGGAATGTCAATGAACTGCGGGTCAACCTGAAGTTCGCAATCGTGGGCTGATTCTGAGCAACGTAACTGCCCCAAGAATCGAAGTTGCCCATCAAAGGTGCGGCCAACAAACTTGAAATCACGAGCTCGAAGAGCATCGACAACACCCTCAATCTTACCTGATGTGCTCACCCGGCCTTGGTCCTCCCGACAAGTTCGCTTGGGCCGGCTACTGCTGGTGCCGACAAAATAGTCGCTGTCACCGATGCAGTCTTGATACGATCCGGTCTATCGGGAAACCTTGGGCCAAGCTGATTAATCAGCCATCTGCATGCATGAGTCGCGCTCCCTGCATCGATAGCTCCACGTAGCGCTTTCTCAAATTCCTCGAAAGCCTGAGCTGCATCTTCCACCCCTTCTTTCCCCAGTCGATTTGTTAAAGACTCAGACTGTTCCACCGGGTTGTTAACACCACTACGTAGCTTTTCGGGTAGAGCCGCAACGACATCCAACAAAGCCAGATCATCACGCCTATCACGCTTTTCGAAAAGTGGTGCCGCTGCAGCCATAAGAAGAATAGATGCTGGCCCGCCGCTTGACCAACGCCAGTCGCGAAATGCTTTCAAGTAGCGAACTACCCTCCGTAACTGTTCTCCCTTGGCGTCCACCTCCGTAAGAAACCATTCCTTTATAGGGCGCGGGTCTGACTCCAGCCAGTTACGTTCTCGATGAGCAAGTAGCACGCTATTTTGAGGGAGTGCTGTCCATGCGTCACGCTCAGCCTTAAGCATCGCCTCGTCAAAAGTGAAATAACCGTAACTCTCAAGGGCGGCCACAGCTAAGCTTCTGAACTCATGATCAGGAATAGCGTATAGAGGGATGTCAATGTGCGCAGAAGCCGAAATTTCGATACGCACACAAGTAGGTTTATCCGTTATGAGGCTCCACTTCCTTTCTTTGACTAGAGGGGCCAACGCGGCCTCTGCTGCCGTAAAAAAGATTGTCGCTGCCACGCTCGGCCGAGTTGTTTGAGAAACAAACCCCAGCGGCAGGTAACAACCATCATCAATGTCGGCCTGTTGACACTCCTTGGCGGGCGCATTCAAAGTCTTATAGGCCCATGAGCCTTGCGTGAAAAATCGAGGCTCCGGAACATCCTCGGTGTAACCTTTCTCCTTAAGAACACGCGGGATACCAGTACGAAGACAGCGACGGACTTCAGTCTTGGCCTGAGCGATATAGGCACGAACATCATTGGGTAAATTCAGTTCATCATGAAAACAACATTCAGCATCATCACTGGTAAAGAATAGGGAACTCAGGTTTTGCATCAAGACTCCTTAATAACATTTTTGTTCGGGCCATGAAAGAAAGTTGGAGCGCTGGCCAAATGCGCTCGGAAGGGGGCAAACAGTTGGTCGCCTAGTGCGCGTTGAGCAGCGTGCATGCCACGATCTCTGAGGGTGTTGGTTGAACCGTTAGTGACTCGGTCCAATGTTTTTACGTCGCGGCTTTGGTCAGGTGTTGCTTTATCATCGATTTGATAGTAATGGCCTCCAAGTGATTGCCGGAGCATGTAATCTACCGAGGACTCTTGAGCAGAGATGACCAGATCGAATAATCCGCCACGCCACAAACCAAAGCCGCGATCAAGGTTCGCAGAACCCCGTATAGTGGCTCCGATGGTCATTGTGCCGATTGATAAGACGCGGACGCGTGCATTCTGATTAGGCGCAAGAAATGTGTTGACCTCGTGTAATCCGAAGAGGCCGGGGGCATTTCCAACCAAGCCTCCATCGGCGAACACACCTCTTTCGTGCCTAAATAGAGGGAAATAGACCGGTGCAGCAGCTGTAGCAAGAGCCACATCTACCAACTTCATTTCATAGTCAGTTTCAAAGGTTTCATGGTGTGGTGTCTTGAAGAACTGGCCTCGACCAGTGGAATAATTCACGGCTGGGATAAGAACTCGATGCTTTAAATCACCGATCGTCATGTCGCCAAATTGCTCTGTCAAAACGCTCTTAAGACCTGTTGAGTCATGTTTGGCTCTGAGCCAGAAACCGAGGATACGCCTAGCCCACGAGTGGCAACCGAAGATTCGGGTACCATTATTCTCGAACAGCGCTTTGAGCTCAATTGCAGGCACTTCAGCCGCAAGTCCTAATGCAAGGAGGCCGCCAGCGGAAGTGCCGCAGATAAGATCAAAGTGGTCAGCAATTGGTCGACCTAGCGCATTTTCCAACTGGCTAAGAACCGTGGCTGTGTAGAGTCCCCGGTAACCGCCGCCAGAAAGCGCTAGGACATGAAAAGTTGGAGTATCAGTCATATCTCGCCACCTTCTTCTTTTAATACCAAGCTTTCTTGGTTCATTACTGTCATGCGATACTCCTTACAAAGGATTAATTGATTAAACAGAACAGGGTAGCCAGTCAATTATTTTGATAAGCGACTCCATGAGCTGACATTGCTGAAAATTATCTTATATTTTATTATCAGTTGTGTGTTTAATATATATTTACGTTTAGTTGTTTATTTTTCTTCGAAAGAGAATTCGGCTTTATATGATGTTGGCATGCATAAATTTCAAGTGTTAAACATACTTTAATTTTTGAGCGGCTTTTCAAGACTCAAATGTGTCAACACGAAGTGTTTTCGTTGATCAGCTTGTTATGGGGCTTTACTAAAGTCTTCGCCGGGATGCTTCGTCGACGCCAACCATGCTGTCAATTGCCGGGGCAATGCTGGTCCTTCATGATCGTTAGTTCATTTATGAATGATTCCCATAGTTGAATACATTCTTTCGCCAATTCCAGTGCATCAAAGAACTCTGCGTTACTTGAAATTGTGTAAGTGCAGCGCATGACTTCTCCTCCACCGTTGCCTGTATACCAGATTGATGATACCCCGGTTCCTGAAATATATGGTTGGCAATTAGTACGCAAAGATCGAGTCAACTTATAATGTTTAGAACCGTTTGCCAAATCCGAACATATCTTTAATGCTTGGTATTGATTTATATATAAATCAACCTGTTGTTTCGTTATACCTGATTTGTTGAGATGAATAATCCAGTCTCTGATGTGGTAACAATGGATGAAAAATGATACTACATCATCATCATCGTAGGCCTCCTTGTCGTGACCTGATGAAGAAAATATACCAGCATAGAGGTTCTCGATCTTTATAAGATATCTTTTGGCTCTTTCAAATTGCTCCAGCATGGTAGCTTTAAAACACAAAAAGTAATTAAATTTTGTTTTATGGTTTTTCGGTAAACAGGCGATTACTTATAATCAACTGTTTTACTTTTCACTATTAAGTGGACAATCTATAACTCCGAATGGAACTCACCTTTGGGTTGTTTTTGCCTGTCATTTTCCGATCTAGTTGAAGCTTCTTTTATTAATTGCCAAATTGAGATTGTAATTTTACACGGACACAAAGTTGGTCTAAGAAGACTCATTCAGATTTCGAGACATAAGGAAAATCTGCATCTACTTCAAAAACGATGTTCCCTACAGAACGACTGATATGATTTCACGCCAAAAAAAATTGCGAAAGCAGCGATCATTAGCGGCAGCAGAAAATATATCCAGCCAAAGATGTGAACGGATTGCCCTAGATATGGCGAAGTTGATGCTCTTATATATTGGTCAACGGCCCAGTCCGCTGTCCAAAACGACACAAACATCAAAACAGCGCCGACAACCGCACCAATCTGCCAAAACATATCGGTTAAAAACGACAAAACATCAAATACGTCTTCCGACATAGATTTTCTTTTTCTGCGACCCATGGGGCCTCCAATTATTAAGTTATAAATGCGGCTTTATCGAATCATTTCAACTGTCAAAAACCGCTGGTTAGTTACTTCTCTTTCCTTACGCCCTTGAACGGCTTGCCGTCGGATTTAACATCCATGAATCGGCCAGTGTTCGTATCTCGTTTGACCCAATGTCCTGAAGGCGTTTGGGTTTGCGAGCGTTCACGGACGGCACCATTGCGATGACCATCGCCTGCGGGTGGATTTGTAGCCATATCACCTCCTATAGGTTATAAAAAATGATCTACATGGAAATGATACATCATCAAAAAGATGATGTCAATTATTCAAAAAGTTGATTTATCCGCTGAAGTCTTTAGAATGCACCTTCATGAATAGCGAAACACAACCAGCATCTGCCCTCGACGCGCTGAGCCACGCCCAGCGTGAACGACTCCTCTTTATAGAATTTCGTTTATATTTTCTCGGAGACATCGGGCGCCAAGACTTAATGCAACGGTTCGGCGTAGCGCCTGCTGTTGCCACACGGGATTTTGCGCTGTACCGCGAGCTGTTTCCGAGCAACATAGGGTTTGATAACAAGTCAAAAACCTATGTGATCGGGCCTGCGTTCTCGCCGGCATTCCAGCACTCCGCAGAACGCGTATTGACGGCGTTGTCACGCGGATTCGGCGATGGCATCGGGGGCAGTAGTGAGCCATTGCTGACGTGCGAATTACCAAAAATACTTAACCAGCCCTCCATCGCTATACTGGCACCGATTACTCGGGCAATACATCAACAAAAAATCGTCAGCATCGACTACACCTCGCATAGCAGTGGATTTTCGACGCGCGAAATCGCGCCGTTCGCTTTGGTCAATGATGGTTTACGTTGGCATGTCCGCGCCTATGATCGTAAAAGACCCGATTTTCTGGATTTCGTTATTACTCGGATACCCAGAAGCCAGCTTATCGAAGACGGACAGGTTTTGCCTCACGAACAGCCCAGTGCCGACATCCAATGGAACAGGATCGTGGAATTGGATCTGGTGCCACATCCCAATCAAGAACACCCAGAGATTATCGAAAACGATTATGGGATGACCGACGGTGTATTGCATTTAAAGATGCGAGCAGCCGTTGCCGGCTACGTATTACGGCAATGGATAGTCGATTGCTCGTCCGGGCACAGCCTACAAGGCAACGAATATCGGTTATGGTTAAGAAATCACCTAGCACTCTACGGTGTTTCCAGTGCCAAGTTTGCCCCTGGCTATGAATTTCCCGAGGTTTGAAAGCCCAAATGCAATCAAATAGGGACACGTTTTTTACGAATTGGACAAGTAAAACCAGCGCATGAATCACGCAGCACACAATAAACTCGTTTCCTTTATCTGGTCGATCGCCGACGATTGTTTGCGCGATGTTTACGTCCGTGGCAAATACCGCGATGTCATCCTGCCGATGGTGGTGTTGCGCCGCCTGGATGCGTTGTTAGAGCCTAGCAAAGACAAGGTGATGGAGGAACTCGCTTTTCAGAAAAACGATATGGGCCTGACCGAACTGGACGATAACGGCCTGAAAGAAGCCTCCGGCTATGTGTTTTACAACACCAGCAAATGGACGCTCACCCAATTATTAAAGACCGCCACCAACAATCAGCAAATCCTGCTGGCGAATGTCGAAGACTACTTGAACGGCTACAGTGCCAACGTCAAGGAAATCATCGACAAGTTCAATCTCAAAACCCAAGTGCGCCATATGGCCGGCAAGGATGTTTTGCTCGGCGTCCTGGAAAAGTTTACCTCGCCTTACATCAACCTCACACCGTATGAAAAGGAAGATCCGGACGGCAACCGGCTACCCGTCCTCAGTAATTTGGGCATGGGTTATGTCTTTGAAGAGCTGATCCGAAAATTCAACGAAGAAAATAACGAAGAGGCCGGCGAGCATTTCACGCCCCGCGAAGTGATCGAGTTGATGACGCATTTGATCTTCGATCCCGTTAAAGATCAACTGCCGCCGGTCATGACCATCTACGACCCGGCTTGCGGTTCCGGCGGCATGCTCACCGAGTCGCAAAACTTCATCAAGGACGAGGAGGGCGCGATTCGCGCGACGGGCGATGTCTATTTGTACGGCAAGGAAATCAACGACGAAACCTACGCCATCTGCAAATCCGACATGATGATCAAGGGCAACAACCCCGCCAACATTCGCGTCGGCTCCACGCTGTCCACGGATGAATTCGCCGGCACCCGCTTTGATTTCATGCTCTCCAATCCGCCTTATGGCAAAAGCTGGGCCAGCGAGCAGAAATACATCAAAGACGGCGGCGACGTGATCGATACCCGGTTTCGGGTGATACTCAACGACTACTGGGGCAACCCGGAAACGTTGGATGCCACACCGCGTTCCAGCGATGGCCAATTGCTGTTTTTGATGGAAATGGTCAGTAAAATGAAACCGCTGGACAGCAGCCCGCATGGTTCGCGCATCGCTTCCGTGCATAACGGTTCCAGCCTGTTCACCGGCGATGCCGGCAGCGGCGAAAGCAATATTCGCCGCCACATCATCGAAAACGACTTGTTGGAAGCCATTATTCAGTTGCCCAACAACCTGTTCTATAACACCGGCATCACCACTTATATTTGGCTGCTGTCCAATCACAAGGCACCCGAACGCA
Proteins encoded:
- a CDS encoding CBASS cGAMP-activated phospholipase; amino-acid sequence: MTDTPTFHVLALSGGGYRGLYTATVLSQLENALGRPIADHFDLICGTSAGGLLALGLAAEVPAIELKALFENNGTRIFGCHSWARRILGFWLRAKHDSTGLKSVLTEQFGDMTIGDLKHRVLIPAVNYSTGRGQFFKTPHHETFETDYEMKLVDVALATAAAPVYFPLFRHERGVFADGGLVGNAPGLFGLHEVNTFLAPNQNARVRVLSIGTMTIGATIRGSANLDRGFGLWRGGLFDLVISAQESSVDYMLRQSLGGHYYQIDDKATPDQSRDVKTLDRVTNGSTNTLRDRGMHAAQRALGDQLFAPFRAHLASAPTFFHGPNKNVIKES
- a CDS encoding CBASS cGAMP synthase, whose translation is MQNLSSLFFTSDDAECCFHDELNLPNDVRAYIAQAKTEVRRCLRTGIPRVLKEKGYTEDVPEPRFFTQGSWAYKTLNAPAKECQQADIDDGCYLPLGFVSQTTRPSVAATIFFTAAEAALAPLVKERKWSLITDKPTCVRIEISASAHIDIPLYAIPDHEFRSLAVAALESYGYFTFDEAMLKAERDAWTALPQNSVLLAHRERNWLESDPRPIKEWFLTEVDAKGEQLRRVVRYLKAFRDWRWSSGGPASILLMAAAAPLFEKRDRRDDLALLDVVAALPEKLRSGVNNPVEQSESLTNRLGKEGVEDAAQAFEEFEKALRGAIDAGSATHACRWLINQLGPRFPDRPDRIKTASVTATILSAPAVAGPSELVGRTKAG
- a CDS encoding type I restriction-modification system subunit M, producing the protein MNHAAHNKLVSFIWSIADDCLRDVYVRGKYRDVILPMVVLRRLDALLEPSKDKVMEELAFQKNDMGLTELDDNGLKEASGYVFYNTSKWTLTQLLKTATNNQQILLANVEDYLNGYSANVKEIIDKFNLKTQVRHMAGKDVLLGVLEKFTSPYINLTPYEKEDPDGNRLPVLSNLGMGYVFEELIRKFNEENNEEAGEHFTPREVIELMTHLIFDPVKDQLPPVMTIYDPACGSGGMLTESQNFIKDEEGAIRATGDVYLYGKEINDETYAICKSDMMIKGNNPANIRVGSTLSTDEFAGTRFDFMLSNPPYGKSWASEQKYIKDGGDVIDTRFRVILNDYWGNPETLDATPRSSDGQLLFLMEMVSKMKPLDSSPHGSRIASVHNGSSLFTGDAGSGESNIRRHIIENDLLEAIIQLPNNLFYNTGITTYIWLLSNHKAPERKGKVQLIDASQLYRKLRKNLGNKNCEFAPEHIREIVDTYLALATQERQTDDPGIAAQVFDNSDFGYYKVNIERPDRRKAQFSQERIETLRFDKALNQPMQWIYQQWGDAVYQPGCLELHEKAILAWCEDNELGLNAKNRSKLLSLDTWLKQQNLMQTAQTLMAAIGTDESSDFNQFKVSVDAILKAQAIKLTASDKNAILNAVSWYDEAAEKVIAQTFKLNGDMLEKVLQRLDCSEDELPDFGVYSTGKKGEYLSYEANADLRDSESVPLNDQIHRYFRVEVKPHVAEAWINLDSVKIGYEISFNKYFYRHKPLRSMNDVAKDIIALEKQAEGLIADILGVDVNLL
- a CDS encoding ThiF family adenylyltransferase is translated as MSTSGKIEGVVDALRARDFKFVGRTFDGQLRFLGQLRCSESAHDCELQVDPQFIDIPSIQLLDLPASLGPITPHINSNGQLCYIAKGTIVLDIFDPVGQTLACIQRAEEVFDSILKGDMVADLEEEFYAYWDGIPCLVDVQDQQLGRQETLTVKSDGRLIVIVTDDTLRTAAKLKSLNLDIVDKKLLTYRVRTCAKPRPNLKADWPPKKISDLLAWQRQLDQRCRKKIEERLQQGLRTKAKGVLILIESPLLTYGFVVLFNREKTKKGKYVVKPANMHNSDVIPASVMHIDDHYMAQRNIPGMQTLAGKHIVLIGCGTIGGFLAEMLVKAGAGTSGGKLTLVDFETLSPQNIGRHRLGFPSLFVNKAVSLAGELRRGAPGATIRELPVDVRMAQLGKFDLIIDATGEESIGHWLCKQYLAKAAMLTVWIEGPGTAVRALIHTRADGACYRCLFEANRKGLLPSISGELPLLLAGQGCEDLYVPFPASVSVQAASLASEMVLAWINGVVSPTLRTKLIDTQFKLGTSDCDPPKMDSCPICSS
- a CDS encoding WYL domain-containing transcriptional regulator produces the protein MNSETQPASALDALSHAQRERLLFIEFRLYFLGDIGRQDLMQRFGVAPAVATRDFALYRELFPSNIGFDNKSKTYVIGPAFSPAFQHSAERVLTALSRGFGDGIGGSSEPLLTCELPKILNQPSIAILAPITRAIHQQKIVSIDYTSHSSGFSTREIAPFALVNDGLRWHVRAYDRKRPDFLDFVITRIPRSQLIEDGQVLPHEQPSADIQWNRIVELDLVPHPNQEHPEIIENDYGMTDGVLHLKMRAAVAGYVLRQWIVDCSSGHSLQGNEYRLWLRNHLALYGVSSAKFAPGYEFPEV
- a CDS encoding Mov34/MPN/PAD-1 family protein encodes the protein MLFLRYWATPDRRVLVSLNESVLEDFQSHIQNLPSDHEAGGLLLGTVHGAHMIITEVTVPTLKDKQCRYFFERMPFGHRAIAEARWRASAGIIRYLGEWHTHPQDHPTPSGLDRTEWALLAGKRADGRPMLAIIVGRQGLHVEIVSPNESGLIMEPIF